The Lycorma delicatula isolate Av1 chromosome 8, ASM4794821v1, whole genome shotgun sequence DNA segment AGTTTGGAAACTTAGAATGTTATTGACATTTTATATCTTATAGTTGTTCTCATATAAATTCCCTCAAAGTGGATAAAAAACATACAAtctgaaatacattaaaatatggcATGTAAATTTTCCaggaattgtaaaataaatacatttagctAAGTACTAAATCAAAAACTTACTTTAAAGTTAATCTGCTGAATGCTTCTACTGTAGGTTTAGTACCACCATGAATTGTGAAAGGGATATTTTCAACCTTAGTTTTAGATATAAAGTGCACATGAAATCCATTGCTCAGAAATGATTTagcacactaaaataaaaaaaaggatttactaattaatgattattaaagatAAACTTACCTAACACATGCATGCACATATTCGTCtaatttaacacatttaaaatatatatgtcttAAGTCAATATTGTTGCAGGATAAAATTTTTGTGCCAGTAATATAACCATGGAAAAAAGCAGAGCATGAAATCATATCACAATACATCATTATTCAGTCGAAAAAATTCAAGTGTGGCCTTTGACCAAGaacatagttttaattttgagATTCTACAGATTTACTTGCCACTCTGTATGTAGTCAAGTACTAAATgatgttaaaaatcaataatacaaaTAGTTTGTAGCAATAAAATAGTTTGAAGGGTGCTAAACCCCTCATCCACAAGCAATGCCattcatttaagaaattttgatttattccTTACAAATTTGGCAACATCCATCTAATTTTCAACCATCAATGCTCAGTCATCTGAGTAATTATCAAAGACATGTGAAAATAAGTCTCAAGTTAGTAAATATGTTTCTGACTAAGTAATCACtacaacaacaaataaatatgttcatTTGTTATCAGTCAATGacaaatttattctttgttttaaatatgaactttttttttttttgttcataagatGTTTATCTTAGAAGTGCACAAAAATGTGTACTTCCCTATTGctgtaaatttcataattttctaattttgctATACTCTGAAGAGGGAGGCCACCAACctcaaaaagaaattgaaaagaaatCTGTTTCCCTTTCAagcatcataaaatataggttaagtttattcaattaatatgatACTGCAAACAtaagaggtctgtaaataaaataatgaaactagtttttttggcaaccaaagtggcaacattgtaaagttactagtaaacatatggttaaatgaacaactgatttatattaggtattaatatttttagtctattgttgccatgtgagacgtaaactttttgtgaaacgagtttttgttgtgcattaaaaaaattattgatactaattatgagcaacattgtgcaatcaggTTTTGCATTAAACTTGgtaagaatgctactgaaacttttttaaaattgaaaagggcatatggaaaTGATGAtgtgtcacgagcccaagtttaggtggtttaaagcattttcagatggctgggaatcagttgcagtcgatccacgctctggaagactgttaatgttaaaaagggacaatgttgagcgaatcagagacttatACTGTTCGATCGGTGATTAACTATCAGAATGAttgtagaacaattgaatttgagcCATACCACAATCCATCAAATTggacaaatgaaaaatgtttatgcaAAATTGGCCCCAAAAAACCTTTATGTTGAACAAAAAACAACAGGATGAAAGTGTGCTGCAATCTTCTAGGGCagattgaaactgatcctgattttctaaaaaatgttattactggtgataaatcttggatatttgagtatgacccagaaacaaaaagccagagcaaggagtggcacttTTCAAACTTATCAcgtccaaaaaaacaaaaatgagcaaatcataaatcaaaaccatgctaatttgtttcttcaatagtaatggcattgtccataaggagtttttgcctacaggactaTAAATCAgcatgtttaccgagaaattcttgaaagactgcggaaaagagttgctccatgaaccagccatcaaagacaactggatgttgcATTATGACAATGctccttgtcacactgcactctcactcaattaatgagttttagtcaaataaaaacattcctgtaattcctgaaagaccttattcacctgacttgagtccctgtgactttttcctgttcccaattttaaaaaacacctcaaggacaccattttggaacagtagaaaacaaaacaatgtaaccaaccatctgcaGAATATATCAGTTTGCGTTCCAACACTGccatgaagagtgggaaaaccgtttgaagcgttgcatggcttcccaagggaacagTTTGGAAAGTGAGTCCATggataattggattgtaaataaaaacaatccacACCTgaacagtctcattactttatttacagacctcatatattacaaaatatattcttttaattagcTTATTTGTCAGTTTATAGATTAGATTAATtgcaataaaatcttaatttatgttCGAGGgatgatcagaaagtaagttacaccgcttctatgaaacaaacacatatttataagacaatttttttattgaacaaaaaaccacatatttttatctatttttcaatctaatcacaaagtttttctaaacacttttcattcCTTTGTCACAAGTTTTTCAAATCCACTCCTAAAAATTTCATCCAGtatccttcaaccatttaaggactgCTTCCTTCAAACACATGGTAGTCGCAGGGTGCTAGGTCTGTAAGGCGGGTGAGACTACTCTTCCCACTTGAaattttgcagtaactcctttgtcgCGTGAGCTGAATGAGTAGTGTTGTAAAGAAAAACAACCCCATTACTCAATCTTCCAGGTCTTcaatctttaatggctttatgcatttttattaaagacTCACAGTAAGATTTGTCGTTGTTGTTCCTTGGAACAGCAAGTTCCTCAGAATCAAAAAAGACTCAGCATAACCTTTTGAACATGTGggaatgttttcacttttttgactttggcgaatttttgtgtctccattcattTGATGCTCATTTAATCTCAGGAgggtaatgaagcacccagctctcatcccctttGATGATTAGTTTCAGTAACTGTGGACCGGTCCTAgaataatgttgaagaaaagaaagagcaaatgcaaaacattgatgtttgtggttgtcggtcaacagatgtggcacccatcgtgcacacaCTTTAtagtaaccaagctgatcgtgaataatcacaaacacactaccataactgattttaaattcacttgcaatctctaattttaatgcgccagttactcaagatcatttcgtTCCGCATTACCCGTtctgtttgcagttgaaggacacCCGGCATGCAGTTTGTCACTCACACTTGTTCTTGTGTTTCTgaatttggcaccattttgtgatcatggggcatgacattgcattctcaTCGTATACCTCAACAACTTGGCAATAAATTTCacataactgtaattttttgcccTCAAAAATTGGACTACTGAACACATTTCTATGCTGgatgaaacctctagaggacTCACCACAATGACAACACTACACATGTACTGAATGTCATACAGAATTGCTGCCGGGGGAACGTGAAGACAATAACGCAACGAATGCTGCCACCACAAGAGATTTGTtcttcagttcaagaacacgTTTTGTATACATCAAGAACGTTTTGTATACATCAGtaagttattcattaaatttgagtaagacttttgttgttataataatttgattttattacaacaaCTTTGCAgactattaattgtaaaaaaaattaaaaagtgaatgaTATTCATTAGAGATTAGAGCACTAGGCCTATTTTACTTACCACAATTTTATAGTAGGTGGTCTGAATGAAGGGTGTTAGAAGGTCTTTACCTAGCAGGAACTTCAGTCATGAGGTTTGTTGTTTAGGCATATCAATCCAGATAAGGATAGTTTATTGTCTTGTTCATGACCAGTGTGCAGTTTACCCTTATCTCactattataattcaaaaaatttaattgaaataagaattaacttgtcattttattctactttaattgttatttttgttctgCTATTTCTTCAGCATTAAACtaaacaaatgtttttgttttcattgaatTTGTATCTTCCAGACAATAACATGACCAACTTAAggcattaataatatattaaattttcattcttggTTGAATGTTTTCATattcaaaaacagtaaaataaagattatgattccttttttttaatatgtagaatataatatgaaatgaaatattatatagaattcaacaaatatttttattatttgtaattttttaaattgtgattttaatataaatttgtaatttctagGTCGTGGGAAGCTGGAACTGGCCCAATTAAGGATGTATACAACATTGGAGATAATCCTCAGTTTCAGTTGGAAGTTAAGTCAAATGTTGGTGCTGTGTGGATTCTTTTAACTCGTCATATTACATTAATTGATGATTTTCGtgaaaatacagaatatattactgttcttgtttataaaaatgaaggaaaGCGTGTTTATTATCCAAGTTAGTATACTTATTTTATCTTAAGTATTTTAAGTTACTTTGGACATTCTGGTTCTTAAATTAATAGAAAGGTTTTACATTAAGTTAGGAGTGCTGTccatttccattttctttttcagttacaTTTCGATACCTGGGAGGAAGTATTAATGcatttaagaaatgtactatgaTCTATTATTCTTGCACACTTGCCTTCTATAATATGGATTTAGTTAATTGGAATTCTGCTATATATTTATCTTTGaggatttatgtaaaatttctttttcacaaatGAATTTTTGggggaatatttttttgtaagaatgtgttgttttttttttcagatgaccCACCTCCTTATATTGATGGAATTCGTATCAATAGTCCTCactatttgtgtaaaattatattaaatgaaaacagtCCTCGTAAATTTACATTGGTCGTATCACAGTATGAGAAGATGCATACAATACACTATACTTTACGTGCATATGCAACATGTCCGTTTACTCTGACTAAAATTACAAATCCGTATAAGTACACCAAAAAGGTAAGTTAAAGGTTTGATAAAATCTATGGATTTGTGAATTTTCTAATTACGAGGCGTGTTTTTAATGGAAggtcaattttgaaataaaaacaaaactatttgttttaaagctattttgttaggcatgcagttaggctatactaagtacatgtgttttctttgcgaatgggacagccgagctagggataaacattatgttataaaagagtaaaagaaatgaaacaacttaactccaaatgggaaaaattattcatgaacccttaaaaaaaattagttaacccttagttgaacccaaaaaaataatttttaacccctCTCCATAtgaagctaggactaatgaaaaattttgtaaaatcaatgaAGATGGATAgccccagatttttgtacatcaggcagaaatttccgaatgtaagtgaaggaaaaattaatgaaggaatatttgttggtccttaaataagagagttggtcagagatgatgtatttaactcgatgttaaataatgtagaaagtgcagcttgggcttcatttaaagacatttgcagaagttttctcagcaaacaaaaatccgacaaatACCATAATATTGTTAATCAGCTTCTTAATTCATACAgcgctatgggatgtaatatctctttgaaaatatatttcctccactcgcatctggattttttcccagacaaccttgGAGATGTAATTAACGAATATTGTAAACGTTTCCACCAAAACATGTCAGTGATGGAAAaccactataaagggaaatggaatactaacatgctagccgattactgttggacattaattcggaatgtgcctgaggctatttataaaagaaaagcatcagcaaaatcattctaacacagatatggccatgcaaaattataatttttacagatttgaacttaattttttaaaattatttttagttttatttaaaactaagagtgaTAGAGAAATTGTATTTGCAGatctgtaatgaatgaaagaaagcaattcaagaaatggtaacACACATAcagcaactttaaaaaaattttttttttgcccatcagtgttattttaatagcggtcattataatgtcttttgtcaattgaACGTAATTCTGGTTTTTACAGTTTAACTACCTGTAGATAAATCCTGACCTTACTTTAAGTTCTATTTTGtgtgtaatcattgtttattattattgttgtggtggTGGTCATGATTACCACAACCGCCaccatatttgtttattattgtcatttattgttattactgttgtcattattattgatttgtcttattttttttacttatgttcttaaacctataaattgtaattatataaacattttcaatgttTGATCTCTCAGTATCCAGAACAAGCCATGAACACATGACAATACCTATTGtgattaaatttcaactttataaaacatttacaaagttTGTCAAAAAATCGTatcacagaaaaattataaacataatgttttaaaattacttttaagaaagaaaatggtTCTTaggttaatttctttctttttctataattattaatgatgatgacattttcaaattatgtatattttctacattttttgtttgaaatatcagAAGAGATTCATGctgtttcctttaattattttaatagcaatAGTAGAACaagagttttttattaatataggaaaaatcttcttttttttacataattgttgataattctgttctttcatattttatcaattttatgatGGGTCAGCTAGTGGTAGaacacttttttacaatttttttttaactgcagatATCAAATTGTGAATGGAAAGGAGTTACTGCTGGAGGATGTAGAAATCATCCTTCAACATATCCAAATAATCCTTGTTATAGATTGGTTCTTGATAATTTTGATgagaacaattttcttttattggatCTTAAAGGACCAAAACAATATCAGTTGGGATTAGAAATTATTCCAAAATCACTGAATGATCCAAATAAAACGGAACCATTTGTTTCACAGTCTTCAAGACCGTACaggtataaaactgaaaatttattcacTACCGCTGAAGTTGAtagaaatttaatgaatgaaacatCAATTTGTCattgttatgaaatttaattgaacTGTTTACAGAGAAgtaaaattcaaacttaaatgtgttgttttctgattaattataaagtatttagaCAAGGTTGTAAAccatttactttaaaatgtatttactttatGCAATTAACTCTGatgaagtttaaataaagtaaataattataagtaatcatttattatattataagcagttatttataatataattttattatattatatattaaacatttaacttgtcttgaattttctttttcctgtttagcctctggtttgttttatgacatatttgtaagttattaaaaaatgtaatgtaaacacaagaattttagtcaaaaaatgatttaataaaaggaataatctaatagtaatagttataaaagagtaaaaaatattttttttaaaacctgtcttacacaaaataatttttttttgaataagcaTAACACTAAATTTATGCTGATGTTATTGAAAGTTTGGTTCTGGCAGTTAATGTATCGTAGTCACATACAGTTCTCAGAAGGAAAGCCAGGCGTCAAATTGCCAAACATATCTGACCTTCTCTTTCTCATTGCGCTTATCTCTCTCACCGACACATTGTCATGGATCTAGCAATTCTTTTTTCTGAAAGTTAATTGTTGGCCATTTCctgaaatatgtttaatttaatttttttggaattattttttctatgtaggactgttttatatatatatatatatatatatatatatatatatatatatatatatatattttataattatttataataggctataatgtattatttaatttttacattaacaatttacaatagttattaatattataataatcactataatatattatttaaattggggAAAACTACTAccgtacaataaaaataattattataaataaatactgacaTTATTCATCAGAAAGTGGTTGAATTCCGTCGACTTCTTCATCTTCAAAGCCACTATCGAAACTGGAAGATGAAGCAGAtgattccttttaaatttataattaaattgtctaTGTGCAAGGGAATTTCTCATTCTATGGTTTCATATAACTCCATTAACATATTGTACACTTTTCTCTAGTCTTGACAGGTTACACTATTTATTCCTTGCAATGAAATTTCTTCTATTTCTATCatgtaaactatttattatttttttacatatcttttgaTGTGACCACACATTTTCAATAGCATTGAAGTGATAATGATAGGGAGGCAATAGGATAACTTTGTTACCTGTTTCTTTGCTACTTCATAGATAGGTCTTGAAAGTTTTTCTCTGAATAATTTCCAAAAGTTATCCTTTGATCACTGAATTATCTGCATTGACCCCGCGTGAAACTAGTCAATCAACTCATGATTCCAGTTAGCATTATTTGGTAATTTATCCAATTGCACTGAGTGATTTGAagcattatccattactatgatGCTACTcagtttaacttttttcaaaagcgtttctttgaatcattttgTGAATGTTTGTTTCATTATTCATCTCCTCATGGTAGTCGTTCATTTTCTTTGATTTGAACATTAATAGCACTTCATTCACAACCCCTCAACTGTTCTGGCATGACAGACAATTAATCTGTCACCTCAACTGATAGGGACATGCATAGTGCCATCCAGAGTTTCATTGTCCATGCTTTTGGATTTGAGTGGTTAGtattaacccaagtttcatctaaccatacaatttcattaaaatacttcaataaaatacTGCAATGAGCGATAATATCtcctttttcaaatataattttcccGCTATTAATTTTTTGGTACTAGAAGCTGATATTAtgcaatacttttaataaaaacgaatattatcCATAAAATAACTCAGCCTCCCAAAAAGAAACTAATAACTTCTTACTTCTTGGATTTCTTTCTTCAAGTAGTATTTGTAAATGTGTTTGTGAATGGCATCAGCTGCAAACATATATCTAAATCAGTTACTGGAGAATCTCTTGGTTGTTGTTACCCGGTGTTGATAATTTGGATGAACCTTTCTGCAAAGTTAAAGACTTCTCTTTAGTAATATTGGAAACTGTATTGCTACTAATTTTAAGAGCAACAGCACTAAGTTCTCTaactttttgaaaagaaattaaaggttcattcttttctaaaattctttttgatGGCAGACTATTTCCCACATTTGGCTACAAACCATTACACCCCGACCAAAAGTCATTCCATGACAAAAAACCCCAAAACCAACAGTAACTaatgattcatgaaaaatattatatatgttatacaatatacaaatatactATGTAGAAAACGTGCAGTTTTAAATAGACTAGTATAATTTCTGGCAGTAAAAAGTACTGTTTcatattattgatgaaaaatgttgtacaaaCACAGGAAGAGTTAAATACAACACAGACGCTCTCTACCACAGTAGCTAGTCATCGACTACAATTGTCAGCATCATGGTAGTTCTATCTGACAACAGAATGATGTATATATGTGTTGCTATGACCAGAGCCAATAATACTCTTCTGCCATtttattgagagagagagagagggagcaATACCTCAACGGCCAGAACCAAACTTtagataacattaatataatagaaaaaatgaccAAGGCTCACTCACTGAGCAAAGTGTAGAGaagaactaaaaaagaaaaacaactgtGGTGTGATACAGTAATTTGTATGAGATTTAAAATCTACTGCCAAACTATTGAGAAAAGAACACCTCAGTGTTATATTATATAgcaattttatacagtttacatACCCAGATTCTTATCAGaagaaaatagataatataaatgaattcgaTTTGGaagattgaattatttaaaaagtcaagAATGACTGTATTTAAGACTGTAAGTCAAGAACTgaatgtgtattttaaatatcatctctcatttatatttttattattatttttttttttaattgtaattattttaagatactcTTTACTTATCTACATTTCTGTATTCTGATGTTttttgctatttgttttattcaatttctgatgtcttgtttttcattaccatGCGTACAAAATACGTAATCTCTGTGTATctgtttctttgtgtttttttttttttaatcaaaactataaaaatacacCAAACAGCAAGCTTAATTAATGTAAACTTAACAATTTGTATATAATCTTTTCAAATTCAGGGGTAAGTTATCAtcataagttataaaatagtatttaagtgAAAACAAGATGGCTCTTgtgatgtataaaatattgttgtcacataatattagtaatttgtaACTATGAGTTTTTTACATGTGATGTGttacttaaaatagtaatttaaaacttACGATTATTCCATAGATTCAAAAAATTTAGTGAGTTGTTAagttatataagttattaatttcttattacagTGTTATTTTGGTGTATTCGTAGGcggattttattaattacctacAGCACACTAAACAAAATGTAATGTGGTTTTGCAAACCATTtgcaaaatgttttactaaatcaATAATACAATAAGCATTgtttatagtgacctccaaggGACCGGTGATTTCAGTTCATTATAACCAATAGTCACAATAACTAATGTTTAAGTAGCTTAGTGATATTAatactgtagtaataataataataataattaaaaataaatgcaataataaatacaaatac contains these protein-coding regions:
- the LOC142329494 gene encoding calpain-7-like, yielding MLPPQEICSSVQEHVLYTSRTFCIHQSWEAGTGPIKDVYNIGDNPQFQLEVKSNVGAVWILLTRHITLIDDFRENTEYITVLVYKNEGKRVYYPNDPPPYIDGIRINSPHYLCKIILNENSPRKFTLVVSQYEKMHTIHYTLRAYATCPFTLTKITNPYKYTKKICNE